One segment of Paenibacillus sp. FSL R7-0337 DNA contains the following:
- the sufB gene encoding Fe-S cluster assembly protein SufB, which produces MAKKAPDMEEYQYGFRDEHKSIFQSGKGLTEEIVREISAIKNEPEWMLEFRLKSLEQFRKMPMPQWGGNLDDLDFEDIQYYVRPSEKQGKTWEEVPSEIKETFDKLGIPEAEQKFLAGVSAQYESEVVYHSMQQNLEDQGVIFTDTDSALRDHPELFKKFFGTIIPPADNKFAALNSAVWSGGSFIYVPKGVKCEVPLQAYFRINSENMGQFERTLILADEDSFVHYVEGCTAPIYSTNSLHSAVVEILCMKNARVRYTTIQNWAPNIYNLVTKRAVAEENATMEWVDGNIGSKLTMKYPAVVLKGRGAKGSVLSIAVAGKNQHQDAGAKMIHLAPDTTSTIVSKSISKHGGKVTYRGLASFGRKAEGAKSNIKCDTLILDNESTSDTIPYNEIMNDNIVLEHEATVSKVSEEQLFYLMSRGLSEAEATQMIIMGFIEPFTKELPMEYAVEMNRLIKFEMEGSIG; this is translated from the coding sequence ATGGCTAAGAAAGCGCCTGATATGGAGGAATACCAGTACGGATTCCGTGACGAGCACAAGTCGATATTTCAGTCTGGTAAAGGACTCACGGAAGAAATCGTCCGGGAAATCTCCGCTATCAAAAACGAACCGGAATGGATGCTGGAATTCCGGCTGAAATCCCTGGAGCAGTTCCGCAAGATGCCAATGCCGCAGTGGGGCGGGAATCTGGATGATCTGGACTTCGAGGATATCCAATATTATGTTAGACCTTCAGAGAAGCAGGGCAAGACTTGGGAGGAAGTTCCTTCTGAGATCAAAGAGACCTTCGACAAGCTGGGGATTCCGGAAGCGGAGCAGAAGTTCCTTGCCGGTGTCTCTGCACAGTATGAATCCGAGGTCGTCTATCACAGCATGCAGCAGAACCTGGAAGATCAGGGTGTAATCTTCACGGATACAGATTCTGCGCTTCGTGATCACCCGGAGCTGTTCAAGAAGTTCTTCGGTACGATCATTCCTCCTGCAGACAACAAGTTCGCCGCACTTAACAGTGCCGTATGGTCCGGGGGCAGCTTCATCTATGTTCCTAAGGGTGTGAAGTGTGAAGTTCCTTTGCAGGCTTACTTCCGCATCAACTCCGAGAATATGGGACAATTCGAGCGTACTCTGATCCTGGCAGACGAAGACAGCTTCGTGCATTACGTTGAAGGCTGTACTGCCCCGATCTACAGCACGAACTCTCTGCATAGCGCAGTGGTTGAGATTCTATGCATGAAGAATGCCCGTGTCCGTTATACAACGATTCAGAACTGGGCACCGAACATCTATAACCTGGTTACCAAACGTGCGGTTGCCGAAGAGAATGCTACCATGGAATGGGTAGACGGCAACATTGGCTCCAAGCTGACAATGAAATATCCAGCGGTTGTTCTTAAAGGCCGTGGAGCCAAGGGCTCTGTATTGTCCATCGCGGTAGCGGGCAAGAATCAGCATCAGGATGCAGGTGCCAAAATGATCCACTTAGCACCGGATACCACCTCAACCATCGTATCCAAGTCGATCAGCAAGCACGGCGGCAAGGTCACTTACCGTGGACTCGCTTCCTTCGGCCGCAAGGCAGAAGGCGCGAAATCCAATATCAAATGCGATACGCTCATTCTGGATAACGAGTCCACCTCGGACACTATTCCTTACAATGAGATCATGAACGATAACATTGTGCTTGAGCATGAAGCTACCGTCTCCAAGGTGTCTGAAGAGCAGCTCTTCTACCTTATGAGCCGCGGTCTCTCCGAAGCCGAGGCCACGCAGATGATTATCATGGGCTTCATCGAGCCGTTCACCAAGGAGCTGCCGATGGAATATGCGGTCGAGATGAACAGATTGATCAAGTTTGAAATGGAAGGCTCCATCGGGTAA
- the sufU gene encoding Fe-S cluster assembly sulfur transfer protein SufU codes for MNLDDLYRRVIMDHYKNPRNRGSFEDDALKIELNNPTCGDRITLQLKVEDGVVQDARFSGEGCSISMSSASMMTEAVKGQTVAHALEMADSFSSLMKGEAADFGDYEDIEALSGVNKFPARIKCATLAWNALRKGIET; via the coding sequence ATGAACTTGGATGACTTATATAGACGCGTAATTATGGATCATTACAAAAATCCCCGGAATCGCGGCTCATTTGAAGACGACGCACTTAAGATCGAACTCAATAACCCTACCTGCGGCGACCGTATTACACTTCAGCTTAAGGTGGAGGATGGCGTTGTCCAAGACGCCCGTTTCAGCGGCGAAGGCTGTTCGATCAGCATGTCGTCGGCTTCGATGATGACGGAAGCGGTCAAAGGCCAGACAGTAGCGCATGCGCTTGAGATGGCCGACAGCTTCTCCTCTCTAATGAAGGGTGAGGCAGCCGATTTTGGAGACTACGAAGATATTGAGGCCCTCTCCGGTGTTAATAAATTTCCTGCGCGGATCAAATGTGCCACTCTGGCCTGGAACGCGCTTCGCAAAGGCATAGAAACGTAA